One Gemmatimonadota bacterium genomic window, GTCATCAATCCGATTATTCATCTCCGCGGGATCGACTTCGAGATCGTATAATTCATCCAGATCGTGAGGTGTATATACGTATTTCCATTTCTCTGTCCGCACCATTCGCTGCGAGCTATATCCCCACACCTCACCGTGGCTTTCGCAATACACGCTATCTGCCCAATCGTCGGGATCATCGCCATTCACAAGCGGTACCAAACTCCTCGCATCCAATCCCTCGGGCAATTTTCCACCACCCCATTCGACAAAGGTCGGCATCAAATCCATCAGCCGAACAAATTGCGACACATTGCGACTCACACCCCCTGGCACTTTCATCAGCAGCGGTATCCGAAACACCTCATCGTACATAGTACCGGATTTTTCAAAATGCTTGTGACTGCCCGTGGCATCACCGTGGTCTGTACTGAAAAGGAATATCGTATTGTCCTCAATCCCACATTCCCGTATCGCATCCAGCACGCGCCCCACGCATGTATCAATCAGAGACACATCGCCGTAATATTTGGCAACCACCTGTCGCCACCACGCCCAATCTTTATCTTGAAGATTCCATTCTCGATGTTTGCGCAAATGAGCCGCGGGCTTACCTTCAAAGGACTCGTCAAAATTTGGCCATGGCGGAATGGATTCAGGATCGTACATCGACGCATAAGGCTCCGGAACAATATTGGCAAAATGAGGTGCTGTTGCATCAATTCGCAAAAAAAACGGCTTGTCTCCCCCCGCCCGTTCGCGCAACATCTCGATCCCACAATCCGTCACCGTCCACGTTTTATACTCTTCTGGCGACATCTCACCTGTACCCGCCACGGGAAAAGAACTTCCGGGAAACTCAACCGTCAATTCTGTACCGGGGACTATTTTCCCGCGCCCTCCCCTACCCATCTCATGCCGATCAAAGCCGTATTCCTCTGGTCCCATATCCTGATGGACATGCCACTTTCCCGCATAATCCAGCACATACCCCGCCTCTTTGAGCAAACGGCTAAACGTCGGCACATCTGTTGACAATCCCCTATTCCACGCAGGCGCAATATGCGTATTGAGCATCACCCCGTGATTGTGTGGATAAAGACCGCTCATCAAAGAAGCGCGTGCAGGTGAACAAACAGGACTTGTGGTATATGCCTGATCAAATCGCACACCCTCCGCTGCGAGTCGAT contains:
- a CDS encoding sulfatase-like hydrolase/transferase, which gives rise to MAPNIVLFLTDQLRRDALGCYGNEICQTPNLDRLAAEGVRFDQAYTTSPVCSPARASLMSGLYPHNHGVMLNTHIAPAWNRGLSTDVPTFSRLLKEAGYVLDYAGKWHVHQDMGPEEYGFDRHEMGRGGRGKIVPGTELTVEFPGSSFPVAGTGEMSPEEYKTWTVTDCGIEMLRERAGGDKPFFLRIDATAPHFANIVPEPYASMYDPESIPPWPNFDESFEGKPAAHLRKHREWNLQDKDWAWWRQVVAKYYGDVSLIDTCVGRVLDAIRECGIEDNTIFLFSTDHGDATGSHKHFEKSGTMYDEVFRIPLLMKVPGGVSRNVSQFVRLMDLMPTFVEWGGGKLPEGLDARSLVPLVNGDDPDDWADSVYCESHGEVWGYSSQRMVRTEKWKYVYTPHDLDELYDLEVDPAEMNNRIDDPMCADVLENMKGRLLGWNDATNDMFQWHWVRFNFPDPIAP